A region of the bacterium genome:
GCGGCCGCCACCTGCGCGCCGATCTCCATTGCCTCGCGCACGGGCAGCGCGCCGCGCCCGAGCCGCGCGGAGAGGGTCTCGCCCTCGACCAGCTCGAGCACCAGGTAGGGCACGCCCGCTGCTTCCTCGAGCCCGTACAGCACCGCGATGTTCGGGTGGTTGAGCGACGCGAGCAGCCGCGCCTCGCGCTCGAAGCGCGCCAGCCGCTCGGGGTGCCCCGCGAACGCCTCGGGCAGTCCCTTGATGGCGACCTCGCGGCCGAGCCGGGTGTCCCTCGCGCGGTACACCTCGCCCATGCCGCCGGCGCCCAGCGGCGCGACGATCTCGTACGGGCCGAGCCGCGTTCCGGGGGCGAGCGTCATCGCCTGCGGAACTCCGCGAGCCAGTTCTCCACGAAGAGCAGCGAGCGCGTCACGGGCGGGCCGACCTGGCGCACGCCGATGAAGCGCTGGCCGTCCGGGTGGGCATCCAGCGGAAAGCCGGCGGCGTTCGTGTGCCGGAGGTCGAACTCTCCCGCGCTCGCCGAAAACAGCGCGTGCGGCATGCCGAGCGCGGGACGTTCGCCCGGCCCGACCGAGACCAGCTCGAGCGTGTCGGCGCACACGTAGAAGATCCCGTCGCCGCGCCGCATCCACCGGGGCCATTCGCCGCCGTTCACGGAGACCTGCAGGCGGGAGCCCCCCTCGGGGTAGCGGCGAATGTAGACCTCCCTGCGGCCGGACTCGTCCGACGTGTAGGCGATCCAGCGGCCGTCGGGAGAGAACGACGGGTCCGACTCGTCGGCGGGCGTCACCAGGAAGGGCCTTGGCGCGCTCCCGCCGGCCAGCGCGACGGTCCACAGGTCGCCATTGCCCTTGCGGTCCACCGTGTAGACGAGATTCCTCCCGTCCGGGCTGACGGCCGGCTCGAGCCCCTGGGCGATGGTGTCGGGTGCGCCGCTTCCGTCGCCCGCGACCCCCACGATGCGGTCCGTTCCGACCCCCCCGCGCGAGGCGTAATAGATGTGCGTCCCGTCCGGGGACCACGCCGGATGGCCCTCCCAGACCGGGCTCGAGGTGAGCCGGGTCCTCGTGCCCCGCACCAGGTCCTGCACCCAGATGTCGACGTTCTGGTTCTCGACGACGACGTAGGCCACGCGGGAGCCATCCGGGGACAGCGAGGGGCTGGAGAGGCCCTGCTGCGGTTGCCCGACGGGCTCTTCAGCGCCCCCTGCTCGCCGCCACCACCCGAGCTGCCCCGTGGGCGAAGCGGGGTCCTCGGCCGCCACCAGCAGGCCCGCGCGGCTGTCGCTCGCCAGCTGGGCGCCGTCCAGGATCCGGAACGGGGGCCCCGTGGCCTTGCGCGAGGAGACCGAGAACGGCACGGCCCACGTCGCGCCGCCGAAGGCGCCTCCTTCCTGGGTGACGAGCAGGTGGCCGGTCGGCGAGTAGCTCACCGCGGACCCGTCCAGGCCGTCGTAGACCCGCCGCAGGCGCGGCGGGGACCCCTCGACGATCGCAACGGCGCCGTTGCCCTGCTTGTCGTGCACGTAGAGCAGGACCGACCGGCCGTCCGGCAGGAAGGTCGGGCCGTGGTAATCGACGATGGTGCTGTCCGGCGCGAGCAGCGGGCGAAGCCGGCCCCCGCCGGCCGCGACCTCGTACAACCCGCCGCGCCAGATCGCGAGCACGATGCGGGAATCGGCGCCCCAGGCGCCGCCGACGATCTGGCCGCTTTCGGGGATGTCGCAGAGCTCCCGGCTCTGGTCGCCGCCGGGCGTGAACGCCCAGAGCTTC
Encoded here:
- a CDS encoding serine/threonine-protein kinase, which encodes MTLAPGTRLGPYEIVAPLGAGGMGEVYRARDTRLGREVAIKGLPEAFAGHPERLARFEREARLLASLNHPNIAVLYGLEEAAGVPYLVLELVEGETLSARLGRGALPVREAMEIGAQVAAA